The nucleotide window ATGCTATCAAAGCCATTGAGATTCCAGTTTTTTCTGCCTTTTTCATTCTACTTCCCCCTATTTACAATTTTTGGAATCCTCCATGATCATTATATATATTAATATTACTCGAATGCAATATGTAACTGATTACGCTTTACAAAGTATGACAATTGCTCTGATTACATATTGTGTAACTTGTTACATATTATGGATGAATGTCCTGATTCTGACCAAAAAAAGCTTGTCCAGATGCCGCTTTGGCCAATTCTGAACAAGCTAAATTAAATTTTACAATACCCCATTAAAGTACAAGAAAGCTAGCTGTTGTTTGCTTTTTTTAGTTTCGCAAAATTCGCCATAAGTTTTTTTGTTCCTACAGTGTCGAATGCAACCTCTACCATTGCGTCACCAGCCATTTGTTTTATTGAGATAACAGTGCCCTGCCCGAAAGTTGAATGAATAACTATATCACCGGCCTGATAATCTATTGAAAATTCAGTATGCGACGGTGCGGCAACTGCCCGCTCTACATAAACTGACTGTGCAGGTTTTGGCGAAACAACTGCAAAATCGGACATTTCTTTTCTCATCACTGGCGCAGCTTTTGGAGCAGACAAGTCATCTATGTTTTTATCTGGAATTTCCTTTAAAAACCTCGATTCCGTATGGAACCCTGTGCCGTAATATCCACCGCGTTGGGCAGCCCTCGTTACATAGAGCTGTTCTTTAGCTCTGGTTATCGCAACATAGGCGAGGCGACGCTCCTCTTCTATCTCCGATGTTTCACTAAGGCTGCGCATAGACGGGAAAAGGCCTTCCTCCATACCGGTTAAGAACACAACAGGGAATTCAAGTCCCTTTGCACTGTGTATCGTCATCATTGATACATATTCACCGTTTTCGCTCAATAAGTCAAGTTCGCTTGAAAGCGAAACCTCCTGCAAAAAGCCTGTAATACTTGGATTTTCGGCTTTTGATGCATAATTTTCGATGTTTGATACAAGCACTTCAAGGTTCGAGAGCCTGTCACGTCCGTCTGCCTTATCCTGTTCTGAACAGAGGGAAAGATAACCCGTTTTTGTAAGAACTATTCGGACAAATTCCTCAGGTGTCGTCCCTTCCTCCTCTTTTTTGAGCTGTTCCATCATATCCATAAATTTGGTTATATTTTTCGCAGCCCTGTCAAGGTCGGGATAATCCGATACCTTCTGCAAAAGCTGATAAATTGAAATGTTTTCATTGTCCGCCAGCCTCTGTGCCGTCTCAAGAGTCGACTCGCCTATCCCACGCTTCGGCTCGTTTATTATCCTTTTAAGCCTCAGGTTATCAAGCGGATTTGTCAAAACAGTCAGATAAGATATTGCATCTTTTATCTCTTTGCGGTCATAAAACTTCATACCTGCGACGATCTTATACGGAACACCGCATTTTAGCATTGCCTCTTCTATTGCACTTGACTGCGAGTTAGTGCGGTAAAGCACCGCAAAATCGTGATAGCTTCTGTTATTGACCCGGATCTGGTTCAAAACTTCATTCGCGATAAATACGCCTTCATCATACTGGTTTTCAGCGACATACTTTTTGATTTTTTCACCTTCACCGTTTTCTGTCCAGAGAGTCTTTCCCTTTCTTCCGAGGTTGTTTTTAATTGCGGCGTTTGCGGAATCCAGAATGATACCTGTCGATCTGTAATTCTGCTCAAGTCGGATGATTTTGGCTTCTTGATACTGATTTTCAAAATTCAATATGTTCTCGATCGTTGCTCCGCGAAACTTATATATACTCTGATCGTCGTCGCCGACAACGGTAAGATTGCGGTGTTTTGCCGCAAGAAGGCTTACCAGCATATATTGGACATTGTTGGTGTCCTGATACTCGTCGACATAAGTATACTTAAACTGCTCTTGATAATGCTCTCTGACCGCTTCATTATCCCTTAAAAGCTGAACAGTGAGGCACAGCAGGTCATCAAAATCGACGGCGTTTGCAGATTTTAACCTTTTCTGAT belongs to Bacillota bacterium and includes:
- a CDS encoding 3'-5' exonuclease; protein product: MSSLDERFLKVKKDILEHEYSKLNKMQREAVFRVKGPLLILAGAGSGKTTVLVNKIAFNLKYGDSYYCSYVPQELGDFDIMFMENYIQYPDKDFDDRLKELMSFNPARPYEVLAITFTNKAANELKERLNKVIGPQAADIWAGTFHSICVRILRRHIEKIGYSSDFTIYDTDDVKKLIKDCLKALNLNEKNYPVGAVMSVISKAKDSMTAPELFLKQNGFDQRLEKIGKVYAEYQKRLKSANAVDFDDLLCLTVQLLRDNEAVREHYQEQFKYTYVDEYQDTNNVQYMLVSLLAAKHRNLTVVGDDDQSIYKFRGATIENILNFENQYQEAKIIRLEQNYRSTGIILDSANAAIKNNLGRKGKTLWTENGEGEKIKKYVAENQYDEGVFIANEVLNQIRVNNRSYHDFAVLYRTNSQSSAIEEAMLKCGVPYKIVAGMKFYDRKEIKDAISYLTVLTNPLDNLRLKRIINEPKRGIGESTLETAQRLADNENISIYQLLQKVSDYPDLDRAAKNITKFMDMMEQLKKEEEGTTPEEFVRIVLTKTGYLSLCSEQDKADGRDRLSNLEVLVSNIENYASKAENPSITGFLQEVSLSSELDLLSENGEYVSMMTIHSAKGLEFPVVFLTGMEEGLFPSMRSLSETSEIEEERRLAYVAITRAKEQLYVTRAAQRGGYYGTGFHTESRFLKEIPDKNIDDLSAPKAAPVMRKEMSDFAVVSPKPAQSVYVERAVAAPSHTEFSIDYQAGDIVIHSTFGQGTVISIKQMAGDAMVEVAFDTVGTKKLMANFAKLKKANNS